One Myxococcota bacterium DNA segment encodes these proteins:
- a CDS encoding phosphatidylserine/phosphatidylglycerophosphate/cardiolipin synthase family protein, which produces MRFIFTLVIALSLTGCHSLQHRLSWISSVLNSASSAKHPSQAEIDDFFAFAPQEGHPFLTTEFQSHVDVRTNSRLTVGNQIDLLPNAQSGDLKLALIDKATTSIYITTFQIVCDEVGKQFTEALISAAKRGVEIRFLVTGGPWTWAFSGNCPSKMRKNGIEVATMPYSYITNHGVVQLHDKIFIIDSSLAIVGGQNIGTWYAKKKEADGNFRDTDAIVSGPVIEDIRARFAMLWRFAKPSDNTLKKGPPLKIEREKYASWLQMKPLKGVCRFVSQTPSQKEFLVFESYRLHALQTQKRLIFHSLALNAFGSPEQENLWRSFNDISKEPGSEIFLLTNGPGFINSDMMPSWVGRIVGYYFLNSVYDSLKGTAVKGFAYPAWLHSKVYFFDNLAIGIGSFNFDETGLVWTESTLICLDTELIKQTLRMFKSDLASSYNIKAI; this is translated from the coding sequence GTGCGCTTCATTTTCACACTTGTGATTGCTTTGTCTTTAACAGGCTGCCATTCACTGCAGCATCGACTCTCCTGGATTAGCAGCGTTTTAAATTCAGCGAGCTCAGCAAAGCATCCGTCACAAGCTGAAATCGATGACTTTTTTGCCTTTGCTCCGCAGGAAGGACATCCGTTTTTGACAACCGAATTTCAGTCACACGTAGATGTTCGAACAAATTCACGTCTCACCGTAGGCAACCAGATAGACTTATTGCCCAATGCACAGTCAGGCGACTTAAAATTAGCACTGATCGATAAAGCCACCACCAGCATCTATATCACAACCTTTCAAATCGTCTGTGATGAGGTGGGGAAACAATTCACCGAAGCGCTTATCAGTGCCGCAAAACGAGGCGTTGAAATCAGATTTTTAGTCACGGGCGGGCCTTGGACGTGGGCATTTTCGGGCAACTGCCCATCAAAAATGAGAAAGAACGGCATTGAGGTTGCCACCATGCCGTATTCTTATATAACCAATCACGGTGTGGTTCAGCTGCATGACAAGATCTTTATCATTGATTCAAGTCTGGCCATTGTCGGCGGGCAAAATATTGGAACTTGGTATGCCAAAAAGAAAGAAGCGGATGGCAACTTCAGGGATACTGACGCCATCGTTTCAGGACCTGTCATTGAAGACATTCGGGCACGTTTTGCGATGTTATGGCGTTTTGCCAAACCATCGGACAACACGCTAAAAAAAGGCCCACCCCTCAAAATCGAGCGCGAGAAATATGCATCCTGGCTACAGATGAAACCGCTCAAAGGCGTCTGCCGTTTTGTCTCACAAACACCTTCACAAAAAGAATTTCTGGTTTTTGAAAGCTATCGGCTCCATGCCTTGCAAACCCAAAAAAGACTCATTTTTCATTCATTGGCGCTGAATGCTTTTGGAAGCCCTGAGCAAGAAAATTTGTGGCGATCTTTTAACGACATTAGTAAAGAGCCGGGCAGTGAAATATTTTTGCTGACGAACGGTCCCGGGTTTATCAACTCTGACATGATGCCTTCCTGGGTCGGCCGAATCGTTGGCTATTATTTTTTAAACAGCGTCTATGATTCACTGAAAGGTACTGCTGTCAAAGGCTTTGCCTATCCAGCATGGCTTCACTCGAAAGTCTATTTTTTTGACAACCTAGCCATTGGAATTGGAAGTTTTAATTTTGACGAAACCGGCTTGGTATGGACAGAAAGTACGCTTATTTGTCTAGACACCGAG